A genomic window from Massilia sp. METH4 includes:
- a CDS encoding MFS transporter — MTSTATRKADSIKLFSLATPQMRAFHLAWLAFFACFFAWFACAPLMPVIKGEFGLTAGQIANINIAAVAITILVRMVVGPMCDRYGPRKAHTALLVFGSIPVFGVAASQSYESFLFFRMLIGAIGASFVVTQYHTSVMFGPRVVGTANAATAGWGNAGGGVTQATMPLIMAAILMLGVSETMGWRLALIVPGVMMLVVGALYWKFTQDCPQGNYDELRKAGIEIEGGKKGGWDSFKLAASNYRVWLLFITYAACFGVELFIHNVAATYYVDKFGLSLKQAGLAAGSFGLLALFARALGGFVSDKMALRNSLNGRVTLLFVLMLGEGAGLIWFANADTVTLAIFAMLSFGMCVHMACGATYALVPFVDKRALGGVTGIIGAGGNVGAVAAGFLMKGVGSTQQTLSILGFLVLISAVCAIALRFSAATNEEHSLARAAA, encoded by the coding sequence ATGACCAGCACCGCAACCCGCAAAGCTGACAGCATCAAGCTCTTCTCGCTCGCCACGCCACAGATGCGCGCCTTTCACCTGGCCTGGCTGGCATTCTTCGCCTGCTTCTTCGCCTGGTTCGCCTGCGCGCCGCTGATGCCCGTCATTAAGGGCGAATTCGGCCTCACCGCCGGCCAGATCGCCAATATCAATATTGCCGCCGTGGCGATCACGATCCTGGTACGCATGGTCGTCGGCCCCATGTGCGACCGCTACGGCCCGCGCAAGGCGCATACCGCACTGCTGGTGTTCGGCTCCATCCCCGTGTTCGGCGTGGCCGCTTCGCAAAGCTACGAAAGCTTCCTGTTCTTTCGCATGCTGATCGGTGCGATCGGCGCCAGCTTCGTCGTCACGCAGTACCACACCTCCGTGATGTTCGGCCCGCGCGTGGTCGGCACCGCCAACGCGGCCACGGCCGGCTGGGGCAATGCGGGCGGCGGCGTCACCCAAGCCACCATGCCTCTGATCATGGCCGCCATCCTGATGCTGGGCGTGTCGGAAACGATGGGCTGGCGCCTCGCGCTGATCGTGCCGGGCGTGATGATGCTGGTCGTCGGCGCCCTGTACTGGAAATTCACGCAGGACTGCCCGCAGGGTAACTACGACGAATTGCGCAAGGCCGGCATCGAGATCGAAGGCGGCAAGAAAGGTGGCTGGGACAGCTTCAAGCTGGCCGCCTCGAACTACCGCGTGTGGCTGCTGTTCATCACCTACGCGGCGTGCTTCGGCGTGGAACTGTTCATCCACAACGTGGCCGCCACCTACTACGTCGACAAGTTCGGCCTGAGCCTGAAGCAGGCCGGCCTGGCGGCCGGCAGCTTTGGCCTCCTGGCCCTGTTCGCCCGCGCCCTGGGCGGCTTCGTGTCCGACAAGATGGCCCTGCGTAACAGCCTGAATGGCCGCGTCACCTTGCTGTTCGTGCTGATGCTGGGCGAAGGCGCGGGCCTGATCTGGTTCGCCAACGCCGATACCGTCACGCTGGCCATCTTCGCCATGCTGTCCTTCGGCATGTGCGTGCACATGGCCTGCGGCGCGACCTATGCGCTGGTGCCCTTCGTCGACAAGCGCGCCCTGGGCGGTGTCACGGGCATCATCGGCGCCGGCGGCAACGTCGGTGCCGTCGCCGCGGGCTTCCTGATGAAGGGTGTGGGCAGCACGCAGCAAACGCTGTCGATCCTCGGCTTCCTGGTGCTGATCTCGGCAGTCTGCGCGATCGCGCTGCGCTTCTCGGCCGCCACCAACGAGGAACACTCGCTGGCTCGCGCCGCCGCCTGA
- a CDS encoding CmpA/NrtA family ABC transporter substrate-binding protein, with the protein MHAQCNPAGAVMQIEKTTVNIGFNPLTDCASVVMAAMLGFDEKHGIRIVLSRETSWASVRDKLMTGELDAAHVLYGLVYGTQLGIGAQPRDMAVLMNLNRNGQAITLSRRLAEQGANDGASLAALMAREPRQYVFAQTFPTGTHAMWLHYWLAAHGIHPLRDVRAITVPPSQMVYNLVEGHMDGFCAGEPWHHQALLEGIGVTAATSQQIWPDHPEKVLGTSLDFVRAHPNTCRALVAAVLEASRWIDASDENRRATAEIIAAVPYVNTDKAAILPRILGRYENGMKGAWQDEHPMRFHQDGQANYPWLSDGMWFMTQFRRWGLLKADPDYLQVAQSVTQLRLYREAAEMAGVAVPTDVLRTSTLVDGRTWDGTDPARYAASFPIHQRSGSAGN; encoded by the coding sequence ATGCATGCGCAATGCAACCCGGCCGGAGCAGTCATGCAGATCGAAAAAACCACCGTCAACATAGGATTCAACCCGCTCACCGACTGCGCCTCGGTCGTGATGGCGGCCATGCTGGGCTTCGACGAGAAGCACGGCATTCGCATCGTGCTGTCGCGCGAAACCTCGTGGGCCAGCGTGCGCGACAAGCTCATGACGGGCGAGCTCGACGCCGCCCATGTGTTATATGGGCTCGTGTACGGCACCCAGCTGGGCATCGGCGCCCAGCCGCGCGACATGGCCGTGCTGATGAACCTGAACCGCAACGGGCAGGCCATCACGCTGTCGCGCCGCCTGGCCGAGCAGGGCGCCAACGACGGCGCCTCGCTGGCCGCGCTGATGGCCCGCGAGCCACGGCAGTATGTTTTTGCGCAGACCTTCCCGACCGGCACCCACGCCATGTGGCTGCATTACTGGCTGGCCGCGCACGGCATCCATCCGCTTCGGGACGTGCGGGCCATCACCGTGCCGCCGTCGCAGATGGTCTACAACCTCGTGGAAGGGCACATGGACGGCTTCTGCGCCGGCGAGCCGTGGCACCACCAGGCGCTGCTCGAAGGGATCGGCGTCACCGCCGCCACCAGCCAGCAGATCTGGCCCGATCACCCGGAAAAGGTGCTGGGTACCTCGCTGGACTTCGTGCGGGCACACCCGAACACCTGCCGCGCGCTGGTCGCCGCCGTGCTGGAGGCCAGCCGCTGGATCGATGCCAGCGATGAAAACCGCCGCGCCACCGCCGAGATCATCGCCGCCGTGCCGTACGTGAACACGGACAAGGCTGCGATCCTTCCCCGCATCCTCGGCCGCTACGAGAATGGCATGAAAGGCGCGTGGCAGGACGAGCACCCGATGCGCTTCCACCAGGACGGCCAGGCGAACTACCCGTGGCTGTCGGACGGCATGTGGTTCATGACCCAGTTCCGCCGCTGGGGCCTGCTGAAGGCCGACCCCGATTACCTCCAGGTGGCGCAATCCGTCACCCAGCTGCGCCTGTACCGCGAAGCGGCCGAAATGGCCGGCGTGGCCGTGCCCACGGACGTGCTGCGCACCTCCACGCTGGTCGACGGCCGCACGTGGGACGGAACGGACCCGGCCCGCTACGCCGCATCGTTCCCGATCCACCAGCGTAGCGGGTCGGCCGGCAACTGA
- the nirB gene encoding nitrite reductase large subunit NirB: MKIVVIGHGMVGHKFLERLAEQPVANMQVTVLCEEPRPAYDRVHLSEFFSGKSADDLSLVKPGFFDRSDMVLRLNARADAIDLKAKTVTASTGEVLPYDKLVMATGSYPFVPPIEGRERKDCFVYRTIEDLEGMAEAGKRLKTGVVIGGGLLGLECAKALRDMGLITHVVEFAPRLMAVQVDDGGGRILRNKIAELGVTVHTGKNTTAIVDGEEGAHRMQFADGTHLDVDMIVFSAGIRPRDQLAKEAGLAVGPRGGITIDNHCLTSDPDVYAIGECALWNGMIYGLVAPGYDMARVVAKQLAGQAAEFSGADMSTKLKLMGVDVASIGDPHGKMEGSRSYQFTDERKQVYKKIVVSDCGKYLLGGVMVGDAGEYGTLLQMMLNKIELPEAPEFLILPQSDGKARPGLGVDALPDAAQICSCNNVTKGAICAAVADGATSIGALKSCTNAGTSCGGCVPLVTQVMKAEMKKQGMDVNNHVCEHFPHSRQELFHIVRAGNIKTFDELLHKHGKGLGCDVCKPLAASIFATCWNDFVLKKEHASLQDTNDYYLGNIQKDGTYSVVPRMPGGEVTPDGLIAVGQVAKKYGLYTKITGGQRVDLFGARVDELPAIWEELIAAGFETGHAYGKSLRTVKSCVGSTWCRYGVDDSVGLAIELENRYKGLRTPHKIKFGVSGCTRECAEAQGKDVGIIATEKGWNLYVCGNGGMKPRHAELFASDLDKETLIKYVDRFLMFYSRTADRLQRTSTWRENLEGGLEYLQDVVINDKLNLAAELEADMQRVVDTYACEWKEAVTNPETRARFRHFVNSEKKDENVVFIEERGQIRPATPQEKKRVIPIKAA; this comes from the coding sequence ATGAAAATCGTCGTCATCGGTCATGGCATGGTCGGCCACAAGTTCCTCGAAAGGCTGGCGGAGCAGCCCGTCGCGAACATGCAGGTCACCGTGCTGTGCGAGGAACCGCGCCCGGCCTATGACCGCGTGCACCTGTCGGAATTCTTCAGCGGCAAGAGTGCGGACGACCTGTCGCTGGTGAAGCCCGGTTTCTTCGACCGCTCCGACATGGTGCTGCGCCTGAATGCCCGCGCCGACGCCATCGACCTGAAGGCTAAAACGGTCACGGCCAGCACCGGCGAAGTCCTGCCCTACGACAAGCTGGTGATGGCCACCGGTTCCTATCCGTTCGTGCCGCCGATCGAAGGGCGCGAGCGCAAGGATTGCTTCGTCTACCGCACCATCGAAGACCTGGAAGGCATGGCCGAAGCCGGCAAGCGCCTGAAGACCGGCGTGGTGATCGGCGGCGGCCTGCTGGGCCTGGAATGCGCCAAGGCGCTGCGCGACATGGGCCTGATCACCCACGTCGTCGAATTCGCCCCGCGCCTGATGGCCGTGCAGGTCGACGACGGCGGCGGCCGCATCCTGCGCAACAAGATCGCCGAACTGGGCGTGACGGTCCACACGGGCAAGAACACCACGGCGATCGTCGACGGCGAGGAGGGCGCGCACCGCATGCAGTTCGCCGACGGCACGCACCTCGACGTGGACATGATCGTGTTCTCCGCCGGCATCCGCCCGCGCGACCAGCTGGCGAAGGAAGCCGGCCTGGCCGTCGGCCCGCGCGGCGGCATCACCATCGACAATCACTGCCTCACCTCGGACCCGGACGTGTACGCGATCGGCGAATGCGCGCTGTGGAACGGCATGATCTACGGCCTGGTGGCGCCGGGCTACGACATGGCGCGCGTGGTGGCGAAACAGCTGGCCGGCCAGGCGGCCGAGTTCAGCGGCGCCGACATGAGCACGAAGCTGAAACTGATGGGCGTGGACGTGGCCTCCATCGGCGACCCGCACGGCAAGATGGAAGGCTCGCGCAGCTACCAGTTCACGGACGAGCGCAAGCAGGTCTACAAGAAGATCGTCGTGTCCGATTGCGGCAAGTACCTGCTGGGCGGCGTGATGGTCGGCGACGCGGGCGAATACGGCACGCTGCTGCAGATGATGCTCAACAAGATCGAGTTGCCGGAAGCGCCGGAATTTTTGATCCTGCCGCAGTCCGACGGCAAGGCCAGGCCGGGCCTGGGCGTGGACGCGCTGCCGGACGCCGCGCAGATCTGCTCGTGCAACAACGTCACCAAGGGCGCCATCTGCGCCGCGGTGGCCGACGGCGCCACCTCGATCGGCGCCTTGAAGAGCTGCACCAATGCCGGCACCTCGTGCGGCGGCTGCGTGCCGCTCGTCACGCAGGTGATGAAGGCCGAAATGAAGAAGCAGGGCATGGACGTGAACAACCACGTCTGCGAACACTTCCCGCACTCGCGGCAGGAACTGTTCCACATTGTCCGTGCCGGCAATATCAAGACCTTCGACGAGCTGCTGCACAAGCACGGCAAGGGCCTGGGCTGCGACGTTTGCAAGCCGCTGGCGGCATCGATCTTCGCCACCTGCTGGAACGACTTCGTGCTGAAGAAGGAACACGCCAGCCTGCAGGACACGAACGACTACTACCTGGGCAATATCCAGAAGGATGGCACATACTCGGTCGTGCCGCGCATGCCGGGCGGTGAAGTGACGCCGGACGGCCTGATCGCCGTGGGCCAGGTCGCCAAGAAGTACGGCCTGTACACCAAGATCACGGGCGGCCAGCGCGTCGACCTGTTCGGCGCCCGCGTCGACGAGCTGCCGGCCATCTGGGAAGAGCTGATCGCCGCCGGCTTCGAAACGGGCCACGCGTACGGCAAGTCGCTGCGCACCGTGAAGTCGTGCGTGGGTTCCACCTGGTGCCGCTACGGCGTGGACGACAGCGTGGGCCTGGCCATCGAGCTGGAGAACCGCTACAAGGGCTTGCGCACGCCGCACAAGATCAAGTTCGGCGTATCCGGCTGCACCCGCGAATGCGCCGAGGCGCAGGGCAAGGACGTGGGCATCATCGCCACCGAGAAGGGCTGGAACCTGTACGTGTGCGGCAACGGCGGCATGAAGCCCCGCCACGCCGAGCTGTTCGCCTCGGACCTCGACAAGGAAACCCTGATCAAGTACGTCGATCGCTTCCTGATGTTCTACAGCCGCACGGCCGACCGCCTGCAGCGCACCAGCACGTGGCGCGAGAACCTGGAAGGCGGCCTGGAATACCTGCAGGACGTGGTAATCAACGACAAGCTGAACCTGGCCGCCGAACTGGAAGCGGACATGCAGCGCGTGGTGGACACCTACGCCTGCGAGTGGAAGGAAGCCGTCACCAATCCGGAAACGCGCGCCCGCTTCCGCCACTTCGTCAACAGCGAGAAGAAGGACGAGAACGTGGTCTTCATCGAAGAGCGCGGCCAGATCCGCCCGGCCACGCCGCAGGAAAAGAAACGCGTCATCCCCATCAAAGCAGCCTGA
- a CDS encoding ANTAR domain-containing protein, with amino-acid sequence MSRHLRIVLVHPPHESDASQRAAALHAGLNEAGYVLVASLPADFHLPEEIARLQPDMIIVDAESDARDVLEHIVVATRDERRPIVMFTEDDNQSSMDAAIEAGVSAYIVAGLKPERIKPVLSVALARFRKEQKLLHELQDTKLKLAERKVVDRAKGLLMSRHGMTEDQAYQRLRTMAMNKNLKLAEIAQRILDVEDLLG; translated from the coding sequence ATGAGCCGCCATCTCCGCATCGTTCTCGTCCACCCTCCCCATGAAAGCGACGCCTCGCAGCGGGCCGCCGCGCTGCATGCCGGGCTCAATGAGGCCGGCTACGTGCTGGTGGCGTCGCTGCCCGCCGATTTCCACCTGCCCGAGGAGATCGCCCGCCTGCAGCCTGACATGATCATCGTCGACGCCGAATCCGATGCGCGCGACGTGCTGGAGCACATCGTCGTGGCCACGCGCGACGAGCGCCGCCCCATCGTCATGTTCACCGAGGACGACAACCAGTCGTCGATGGATGCGGCCATCGAGGCGGGCGTATCGGCCTATATCGTGGCCGGCCTGAAGCCCGAGCGCATCAAGCCGGTGCTTTCCGTGGCGCTGGCGCGCTTTCGCAAGGAGCAGAAGCTACTGCACGAGCTGCAGGACACGAAGCTCAAGCTGGCCGAGCGCAAGGTCGTCGACCGCGCCAAGGGCCTCCTGATGAGCCGGCACGGCATGACGGAAGACCAGGCCTACCAGCGCCTGCGGACGATGGCCATGAACAAGAACCTGAAGCTGGCCGAGATCGCCCAGCGGATACTGGATGTGGAGGATTTGCTGGGTTGA
- a CDS encoding ABC transporter permease has translation MSTLAPPIRQEFQYDLAPAAPASLQRRLPAAQRLWQQGWLRKTVLLAGLALLWELAARWQDNDLLLPTFLQTARAFFEGIATGELVEKVEVSLAVLVQGYAAGIALAFVLTALAVSTRLGRDLLETLVAMFNPLPAIALLPLAMLWLGLGNASLVFVIVHAVLWPLALGTYAGFQSVPATLRMAGRNYGLAGLPFVVQILVPAALPAIVSGLKIGWAFAWRTLIAAELVFGASSGKGGLGWYIFQNRNELYTDKVFAGLAAVILIGLAVEHLLFATLERTTVQRWGMRSNG, from the coding sequence GTGAGTACATTGGCCCCGCCCATCCGCCAGGAATTCCAGTACGACCTGGCGCCCGCCGCGCCGGCGTCGCTGCAACGCCGCCTGCCGGCCGCCCAGCGGCTGTGGCAGCAGGGCTGGCTGCGCAAGACCGTGCTGCTGGCCGGCCTGGCGCTGCTGTGGGAACTGGCCGCGCGCTGGCAGGACAACGACCTGCTGCTGCCCACCTTCCTGCAGACGGCGCGCGCCTTTTTTGAAGGCATCGCCACCGGTGAACTGGTCGAAAAGGTCGAGGTGTCGCTGGCCGTGCTGGTGCAGGGCTACGCGGCCGGCATCGCGCTGGCCTTCGTGCTGACGGCGCTGGCCGTGTCGACCCGGCTGGGACGCGACCTGCTGGAGACGCTGGTCGCCATGTTCAACCCGCTGCCGGCCATCGCGCTGCTGCCGCTGGCCATGCTGTGGCTGGGGCTCGGCAATGCCAGCCTCGTGTTCGTGATCGTGCACGCCGTGCTGTGGCCGCTGGCGCTGGGCACCTACGCCGGCTTCCAGTCCGTGCCGGCAACCTTGCGGATGGCCGGCCGCAACTACGGGCTGGCGGGGCTGCCGTTCGTCGTGCAGATCCTGGTGCCGGCCGCGCTGCCGGCCATCGTCTCCGGCCTGAAGATCGGCTGGGCCTTCGCCTGGCGCACGCTGATCGCCGCGGAACTCGTGTTCGGCGCCTCGTCCGGCAAGGGCGGCCTGGGCTGGTACATCTTCCAGAACCGCAACGAGCTGTACACCGACAAGGTCTTCGCCGGCCTCGCCGCCGTGATCCTGATCGGCCTCGCCGTCGAACACCTGCTGTTCGCCACTTTGGAGCGCACCACCGTACAAAGATGGGGCATGCGGTCGAATGGCTGA